The following proteins come from a genomic window of Tistrella bauzanensis:
- a CDS encoding sensor histidine kinase NtrY-like produces MRSKADDARRERYAGRIAGSFGRRMTVLFARIRPGRIFTIALLVAALASGVATYLALTGLSFFGGNWGSEARADASTVFILLNVDLALLLLLVGVLAHGLIRLWLQRRRRSAGSRLQLRLVTLFALVAALPAIVVMVFSALFFDFGIQTWFNERVRTALNQSNAVARAYLLEHQRTIRADVIAMAADIDREALTTFDASGRLQRLLEIQAALRNLPEAMVFRGDGRILARSELSFSLEFATVPQPLLDQARRGDVVLLTDRQDDRVRALIQVQSLGDVFLYVGRFVDSAVLDHMEQVNRAVSQYDEAESRRSGIQLTFTGLFVLIALVLLLAAVWIGFLVARSIARPMSQLVGAAERVRSGDLRAQVPEGREDDEVGILARAFNRMTRQLAAQREALLAANRQIDTRRRFTEKVLEGVSAGVIGLDADHRVNLANRSALSLLGLDFDQAVDRPMVDLLPALEPLLARLVDRPDRVVQAQIEADPGGRHRNLMVRLAADIISTRDSGPAAPVGVVITFDDITDLMVAQRTAAWSDVARRIAHEIKNPLTPIQLSAERLKRRYLKEITSDPDTFVACTDTIIRQVGDIGRMVNEFSSFARMPQPVMTDVDLGPLVRESVITQRLGRPELGFEFTRPDVPVLVRADSRLLGQALTNLLVNAGQAVDTIAEAEGVPARDLPPERRRIVVAIEARDRLAQITVTDAGRGLPESLKGRLTEPYVTTKAKGTGLGLAIVRKIMEDHGGRVSIDDRRDSDGRILGAVATLELPLAAPVSVAGAVTPEIRPTPPSQDGPISEPGSTRP; encoded by the coding sequence ATGCGCAGCAAGGCCGATGACGCGCGCCGCGAACGCTATGCCGGTCGTATCGCCGGCAGTTTCGGCCGACGGATGACCGTGCTGTTCGCCCGTATCCGACCGGGGCGGATCTTCACCATCGCGCTGCTGGTCGCGGCACTGGCATCGGGCGTCGCGACCTATCTGGCATTGACCGGGCTGTCGTTCTTCGGCGGCAACTGGGGCAGCGAGGCCCGTGCCGATGCCAGCACGGTATTCATTCTGCTGAATGTCGATCTGGCATTGCTGCTGCTGCTGGTGGGTGTGCTGGCCCATGGGCTGATCCGACTGTGGCTGCAACGCCGCCGGCGATCGGCGGGATCACGGCTGCAATTGCGGCTGGTGACGCTGTTCGCCTTGGTGGCCGCGCTACCGGCGATCGTGGTGATGGTGTTCTCGGCGCTGTTCTTCGATTTCGGCATCCAGACCTGGTTCAACGAACGGGTGCGCACCGCGCTGAACCAGTCCAATGCCGTGGCGCGCGCCTATCTGCTTGAACATCAGCGCACGATCCGCGCCGATGTCATTGCCATGGCGGCCGATATCGATCGCGAGGCCCTGACCACCTTCGATGCATCAGGGCGGCTGCAACGGCTGCTGGAAATCCAGGCGGCGCTGCGCAATCTGCCGGAGGCCATGGTGTTTCGGGGTGATGGCCGCATCCTGGCCCGCAGTGAATTGAGCTTCAGCCTGGAATTCGCCACCGTGCCCCAGCCGCTGCTGGATCAGGCGCGGCGTGGCGATGTGGTGCTGCTGACCGATCGTCAGGACGACCGGGTGCGGGCGCTGATCCAGGTGCAGAGCCTGGGCGATGTCTTCCTGTATGTCGGCCGCTTCGTCGACAGTGCCGTGCTCGACCACATGGAGCAGGTCAACCGCGCGGTCAGCCAGTATGACGAGGCCGAAAGCCGCAGGTCCGGCATTCAGCTGACCTTCACCGGCCTGTTCGTGCTGATCGCGCTGGTTCTGCTGCTGGCGGCGGTGTGGATCGGCTTTCTGGTCGCCCGTTCGATCGCGCGGCCGATGAGCCAGCTGGTCGGTGCCGCCGAACGCGTGCGCAGCGGCGACCTGCGCGCCCAGGTGCCTGAGGGCCGCGAGGACGACGAGGTCGGCATCCTGGCCCGTGCCTTCAACCGTATGACCCGTCAGTTGGCCGCCCAGCGCGAGGCTCTGCTGGCGGCCAACCGCCAGATCGACACCCGGCGCCGGTTCACCGAGAAGGTGCTGGAAGGGGTGTCGGCGGGGGTGATCGGCCTGGATGCCGATCATCGGGTCAATCTGGCCAACCGGTCGGCGCTGTCGCTGCTTGGCCTCGATTTCGATCAGGCGGTCGACCGGCCGATGGTGGACCTGCTGCCGGCGCTGGAACCGCTGCTGGCGCGGCTGGTCGACCGCCCGGATCGGGTGGTTCAGGCGCAGATCGAAGCCGACCCGGGCGGGCGCCATCGCAATCTGATGGTGCGTCTGGCCGCCGATATCATCTCGACCCGCGACAGCGGGCCGGCCGCCCCGGTCGGCGTGGTCATCACCTTCGACGACATCACCGATCTGATGGTGGCGCAACGCACCGCCGCCTGGTCGGACGTGGCGCGCCGTATCGCTCACGAGATCAAGAACCCGCTGACCCCCATCCAACTGTCGGCCGAACGCCTGAAACGCCGCTACCTGAAAGAGATCACCTCCGATCCCGATACCTTTGTCGCCTGCACTGATACCATCATCCGTCAGGTCGGCGATATCGGCCGCATGGTGAACGAGTTCTCGTCCTTCGCCCGTATGCCCCAGCCGGTGATGACCGACGTCGATCTGGGACCGCTGGTGCGTGAATCTGTGATCACTCAACGCCTTGGCCGCCCCGAACTGGGATTCGAATTCACCCGCCCGGACGTGCCTGTCCTGGTGCGGGCAGACAGCCGGCTGTTGGGACAGGCCCTCACCAATCTTCTGGTGAATGCCGGACAGGCCGTTGATACCATTGCCGAAGCCGAAGGTGTGCCGGCGCGTGATCTGCCCCCGGAGCGGCGGCGCATCGTCGTCGCCATCGAGGCCCGCGACCGGCTGGCACAGATCACCGTCACCGATGCCGGGCGCGGTCTGCCCGAGAGCTTGAAGGGCAGGCTGACTGAGCCCTATGTCACAACGAAGGCCAAGGGAACGGGTTTGGGCCTCGCCATCGTGCGCAAGATCATGGAAGATCACGGCGGCCGCGTGTCGATCGACGACAGGCGGGACAGCGACGGACGCATTCTCGGCGCCGTCGCCACGCTTGAACTGCCTCTGGCTGCCCCGGTCTCCGTCGCCGGTGCGGTTACCCCTGAAATCCGGCCGACCCCGCCAAGCCAAGACGGTCCTATCAGCGAACCTGGTTCTACAAGGCCCTGA
- a CDS encoding HAD family hydrolase codes for MTAIDDATAFARLPLPAAVLFDWDHTLVDAWGAILAAYNDVMIAFGQPPVLTPEEGRLRIRRSMRDTFPDLFGDRWQEAALYFKSAYAARHLDLLTAMDGAADLLDLLARAGVPVGVVSNKQGPFLRAEAGHLGWTSRFTALVGAGDAARDKPDAAPVAMALAPMAVAAGPDVWFVGDALVDMDCATAAGCTGILLVHDGASLDDGALARASIRVVDCRHLHDLVTSAMGLT; via the coding sequence ATGACCGCGATCGACGACGCCACGGCCTTCGCCCGGCTGCCGCTGCCGGCTGCCGTGCTGTTCGACTGGGATCACACCCTGGTCGACGCCTGGGGCGCGATTCTGGCGGCCTATAACGACGTGATGATCGCCTTTGGTCAGCCACCGGTGCTGACGCCGGAAGAGGGCCGGCTGCGCATCCGACGGTCGATGCGCGACACCTTTCCCGATCTGTTCGGCGATCGCTGGCAGGAAGCGGCCTTGTATTTCAAATCGGCCTATGCCGCGCGCCATCTGGATCTGCTGACCGCCATGGACGGTGCCGCCGATCTGCTGGACCTGCTGGCACGGGCCGGGGTGCCGGTCGGCGTGGTCAGCAACAAGCAGGGGCCATTCCTGCGTGCGGAAGCCGGGCATCTGGGCTGGACCAGCCGCTTCACGGCACTGGTGGGGGCGGGCGATGCCGCGCGGGACAAGCCCGATGCGGCACCGGTTGCCATGGCCCTGGCGCCGATGGCGGTCGCGGCCGGGCCGGATGTGTGGTTCGTGGGCGATGCGCTGGTGGATATGGACTGTGCCACGGCCGCCGGCTGCACCGGCATTCTGCTGGTCCATGATGGCGCGAGCCTCGATGACGGGGCGCTTGCCCGCGCATCGATCAGGGTTGTCGATTGCCGCCACCTGCATGACCTTGTAACTTCGGCGATGGGTCTTACCTGA
- the groES gene encoding co-chaperone GroES: protein MAIRPLHDRVVVRPIEQEQKTAGGIIIPDTAKEKPQQGEVVAVGNGTRGDDGKLVALDVKVGDRVLYGKWSGTEVKVDGQDVLILKEQDIFGVIEG, encoded by the coding sequence ATGGCGATTCGTCCGCTGCATGATCGCGTCGTTGTGCGCCCGATCGAGCAGGAGCAGAAGACGGCCGGCGGCATCATTATCCCCGACACCGCCAAGGAGAAGCCGCAGCAGGGCGAAGTTGTTGCGGTGGGCAATGGCACCCGCGGCGACGACGGCAAGCTGGTGGCGCTCGACGTGAAGGTCGGCGATCGCGTGCTTTACGGCAAGTGGTCGGGCACCGAGGTGAAGGTCGATGGCCAGGACGTTCTGATCCTGAAGGAGCAGGACATTTTCGGCGTGATCGAGGGCTGA
- the hflX gene encoding GTPase HflX produces MGDGPARALVLQPDIKQQRRSRGPAPAAALVDDDPDAIRGMRARLDEGMALTTALGLEVAEGVVVSVARARPATLFGSGKVDEIKAQLEAAPVDLVVINRPLTPIQQRNLEKAWNVKVIDRIWLILEIFADRARTREGRLQVELARLGYQRSRLVRSWTHLERQRGGRGFLAGPGESQIETDRRIIDDKVAKLKLQLIEVVRTRELHRKNRREVPYPVVALVGYTNAGKSTLFNRVTGAAVVAKDMLFATLDPTMRALELPSGRRIILSDTVGFVSELPTGLIAAFRATLEEVKEAALIIHVRDIADPDTAAQRRDVLQVLGELGLGHRLPHDVLEFRNKLDLLDGDARDQVLNEAARADDAVAGSSMTGEGLDGLLRAIDARLAVGDELADFDVPHSDGQALAWLYAHGEVAARADDEAAAHVSVRLKPQDISRFQARWPHLSAPDSDT; encoded by the coding sequence ATGGGCGATGGACCGGCCCGGGCACTGGTGCTCCAACCGGACATCAAGCAACAACGCCGCAGCCGTGGCCCGGCGCCGGCTGCCGCTCTGGTGGATGACGATCCCGACGCGATCCGCGGCATGCGTGCGCGACTGGACGAGGGCATGGCCCTGACCACGGCCCTTGGGCTTGAGGTCGCCGAGGGCGTCGTGGTGTCGGTGGCGCGGGCGCGCCCGGCCACCTTGTTCGGCTCCGGTAAGGTCGACGAGATCAAGGCACAGCTTGAGGCCGCCCCGGTCGATCTGGTGGTGATCAACCGGCCGCTGACACCGATCCAGCAGCGCAATCTTGAAAAGGCCTGGAACGTCAAGGTCATCGACCGGATCTGGCTGATCCTGGAAATCTTCGCCGATCGGGCACGGACCCGGGAAGGCCGGCTTCAGGTGGAGCTGGCGCGGCTCGGATATCAGCGCAGCCGTCTGGTGCGCAGCTGGACCCATCTTGAACGCCAGCGCGGTGGCCGCGGCTTCCTGGCCGGCCCCGGTGAAAGCCAGATCGAGACCGACCGCCGGATCATCGACGACAAGGTCGCGAAGCTGAAGCTGCAACTGATCGAGGTGGTCCGTACCCGTGAACTGCACCGAAAGAACCGCCGTGAGGTGCCCTATCCGGTGGTGGCGCTGGTCGGTTATACCAATGCCGGCAAGTCGACCCTGTTCAACCGGGTGACCGGTGCGGCGGTGGTCGCCAAGGATATGCTGTTCGCGACCCTGGATCCGACCATGCGGGCCCTGGAACTGCCCTCAGGCCGCAGGATCATCCTGTCCGACACGGTGGGCTTCGTATCCGAATTGCCGACCGGCCTGATCGCCGCCTTCCGCGCGACGCTGGAAGAGGTGAAGGAAGCGGCGCTGATCATCCATGTCCGCGACATCGCCGACCCCGATACCGCGGCCCAGCGCCGCGACGTGCTTCAGGTGCTGGGCGAGCTGGGCCTGGGACATCGCCTGCCGCATGACGTTCTGGAATTCCGCAACAAGCTGGACCTGCTCGATGGCGATGCACGCGATCAGGTTCTGAACGAAGCGGCGCGTGCCGACGACGCGGTCGCAGGATCGTCGATGACCGGCGAGGGGCTCGACGGGCTGCTGCGCGCCATCGATGCAAGGCTCGCGGTCGGCGACGAACTGGCCGATTTCGACGTGCCGCACAGCGATGGCCAGGCGCTGGCCTGGCTCTATGCCCATGGCGAAGTGGCGGCACGCGCGGATGACGAGGCGGCAGCCCATGTCTCGGTCCGCCTGAAACCCCAGGACATCTCCCGCTTTCAGGCCCGCTGGCCCCATCTTTCCGCGCCGGATTCCGACACATGA
- the hfq gene encoding RNA chaperone Hfq, which yields MASEKNQNLQDVFLNYIRKNKTPVTVFLVNGVKLQGVVTWFDNFSVLLRRDGHSQLVYKHAISTVMPTVPVQLFDPQAQGERDKEHGDH from the coding sequence ATGGCGTCTGAGAAGAACCAGAATCTCCAGGATGTGTTTCTGAATTACATCCGGAAGAACAAGACTCCCGTGACCGTCTTCCTGGTCAATGGTGTCAAGCTTCAGGGTGTTGTGACCTGGTTCGACAACTTCTCCGTGCTTTTGCGGAGGGACGGGCACAGTCAGCTCGTCTATAAGCATGCGATCTCGACCGTGATGCCGACTGTACCGGTGCAGTTGTTCGACCCCCAGGCCCAGGGCGAACGTGACAAGGAGCACGGGGACCACTGA
- a CDS encoding two-component system sensor histidine kinase NtrB codes for MWKGLAQTMALTSFGRKRRPSKSPVPGDAILDALPHPVLVVASDDRILYGNPAAEQFFGTGISVLIGSALTEFIRYDSPLMELIRKGLAEGVSGLHEYDIVIDGPRTGSRLVDVQVAPIVDASTAGPAVLLSLIERSMAHKIDRQLTHRGAARSITGMAMALAHEIKNPLSGIRGAAQLLEYNVPEGDRMLTQLICKEADRIVNLIGRMEQFSDGRPIEREPVNIHVVLEHVRRLAQNGFASHVRFIEHYDPSLPPVFGHHDMLVQIFLNLVKNAAEAVPEEGGEITMTTAFQHGLRVQVPGTRERLDLPLVVTVQDNGQGVPEDIRANLFDPFVTTKPSGTGLGLSLVAKAVNDHGGVIEVDSRPRRTVFKVMLPMYNSKA; via the coding sequence ATGTGGAAAGGTCTGGCCCAGACCATGGCTCTGACCAGTTTCGGCCGGAAGCGCCGGCCATCGAAATCGCCGGTTCCCGGCGATGCCATCCTCGACGCCTTGCCCCATCCGGTTCTGGTGGTGGCGAGTGACGACCGTATCCTTTATGGCAATCCCGCGGCCGAACAGTTTTTCGGCACCGGCATCTCGGTGCTGATCGGATCGGCGCTGACCGAGTTCATCCGCTATGACAGCCCGCTGATGGAACTGATCCGCAAGGGTCTGGCGGAAGGCGTATCGGGCCTGCATGAGTATGACATCGTGATCGACGGGCCGCGCACCGGCAGCCGGCTGGTCGATGTGCAGGTGGCGCCGATCGTCGACGCCAGCACGGCCGGTCCGGCGGTGCTGCTGTCGCTGATCGAACGCTCCATGGCCCACAAGATCGACCGCCAGTTGACCCATCGCGGCGCCGCGCGCTCGATCACCGGCATGGCCATGGCGCTGGCCCACGAGATCAAGAACCCGCTATCGGGTATCCGGGGCGCCGCACAGCTGCTGGAATACAATGTTCCGGAAGGCGACCGGATGCTGACTCAGCTGATCTGCAAGGAAGCCGACCGGATCGTGAACCTGATCGGCCGCATGGAACAGTTCTCGGACGGCCGGCCGATCGAACGCGAACCGGTGAACATCCATGTGGTTCTGGAACATGTCCGCCGGCTGGCGCAGAACGGCTTCGCCAGCCATGTCCGGTTCATCGAGCATTACGACCCGTCCCTGCCGCCGGTGTTCGGCCACCACGACATGCTGGTGCAGATCTTTCTGAATCTGGTGAAGAATGCCGCCGAGGCAGTGCCGGAGGAGGGTGGCGAGATCACCATGACCACCGCCTTCCAGCACGGTCTGCGGGTTCAGGTGCCCGGCACCCGCGAGCGGCTGGACCTGCCGCTGGTGGTGACAGTGCAGGACAATGGCCAGGGCGTCCCCGAAGACATCCGCGCCAACCTGTTCGATCCGTTCGTGACGACAAAGCCCTCGGGCACCGGCCTTGGCCTGTCGCTGGTCGCCAAGGCGGTCAACGATCATGGCGGGGTGATCGAGGTCGACAGCCGCCCCCGGCGCACCGTGTTCAAGGTGATGCTGCCCATGTACAACTCCAAGGCCTGA
- the trkA gene encoding Trk system potassium transporter TrkA: protein MKVIICGAGQVGYNIARSLAREDNDITVIDQSEDLIRKLSESLDIKGLIGYASHPDVLEQAGAADADMLIAVTASDEVNMVACQVAHALFNVPTKIARVRHQGYLQPMWADLFSRENLPIDVIISPELEVARAIGRRLKVPGATDVIPFAGDRVYLVSLKADAACPVVNTPLAQLTELFPDLTLRIVAIIRGDRMMVPTPRDQILPGDQIYFVADREHVPRAMAIFGFEEREARRIVVVGGGNIGLFLTVQLEKLQPRLNIKLIEADRHRAERIADRLSHSLVLSGSGLDPDLLGDANISHAETIVTVTNDDESNILSALLAKRLGCKRAMALVNNPTYPPLISSLGVDVVINPRAVTVSRILQHVRRGRIHAVYSLHDGGGEIIEADALETSPLVGRPLRDTALPPGVIIGAVVRDGKVMAPDGDTIIKVRDRIVLFALADSIRKVEKLFSVRLEFF, encoded by the coding sequence ATGAAGGTCATCATCTGCGGTGCCGGCCAGGTGGGCTATAACATCGCCCGGTCGCTCGCCCGTGAAGACAATGACATCACGGTCATCGACCAGTCGGAAGATCTGATCCGGAAGCTGTCGGAGAGCCTGGATATCAAGGGGCTGATCGGCTATGCCTCGCATCCGGACGTGCTGGAACAGGCCGGCGCCGCCGATGCCGACATGCTGATCGCGGTGACCGCGTCGGACGAGGTGAACATGGTCGCCTGTCAGGTGGCCCATGCCCTGTTCAACGTGCCGACCAAGATCGCGCGCGTGCGTCATCAGGGCTATCTGCAGCCGATGTGGGCCGACCTGTTCAGCCGCGAGAACCTGCCGATCGACGTGATCATCTCGCCGGAGCTGGAGGTCGCGCGCGCCATCGGCCGGCGGCTGAAGGTGCCGGGTGCCACCGACGTCATCCCATTTGCCGGCGACCGGGTCTATCTGGTCAGCCTGAAGGCCGATGCGGCCTGTCCGGTGGTCAACACGCCGCTGGCGCAGTTGACCGAGCTGTTTCCCGACCTGACCTTGCGTATCGTCGCCATCATCCGCGGCGACCGGATGATGGTGCCGACCCCGCGTGACCAGATCCTGCCCGGCGACCAGATCTATTTCGTCGCCGACCGCGAGCACGTGCCGCGGGCGATGGCGATCTTCGGCTTCGAGGAGCGCGAGGCCCGGCGGATCGTCGTGGTCGGTGGCGGCAATATCGGCCTGTTCCTGACCGTGCAGTTGGAAAAGCTGCAACCACGGCTGAACATCAAGCTGATCGAAGCCGATCGCCACCGCGCCGAGCGCATTGCCGACCGGCTGAGCCATTCGCTGGTGCTGTCGGGCAGCGGGCTGGATCCCGACCTGTTGGGTGACGCCAATATCAGCCATGCCGAAACCATCGTCACCGTCACCAATGACGATGAGTCCAACATCCTGTCGGCGCTGCTGGCCAAGCGGCTGGGCTGCAAACGGGCGATGGCGCTGGTCAACAACCCGACCTATCCGCCGCTGATCAGTTCTCTGGGTGTGGATGTGGTGATCAACCCGCGGGCCGTGACCGTCTCACGCATCCTGCAGCATGTCCGGCGCGGCCGCATTCATGCGGTCTACAGCCTGCATGATGGCGGCGGCGAGATCATTGAGGCGGATGCGCTGGAGACCTCGCCGCTGGTCGGCCGGCCGCTGCGCGACACCGCGCTGCCCCCGGGCGTGATCATCGGTGCCGTGGTTCGCGACGGCAAGGTGATGGCGCCGGATGGCGACACCATCATCAAGGTGCGCGACCGCATCGTGCTGTTCGCCCTGGCCGACAGCATCCGCAAGGTGGAGAAGCTGTTCTCGGTGCGGTTGGAATTCTTCTGA
- the ntrX gene encoding nitrogen assimilation response regulator NtrX, with product MPSDILIVDDEDDIRHLVAELLRDEGYTARTARNSDEALGEVAARLPDMVLLDIWLDGSRLDGMEILAEIVREHPGLPVVMFSGHGTIETAVTAIRDGAYDFIEKPFKSDRLLLVVRNAIEQAKLRREIADLKKRAGIDAELIGGSAAIRQLRHTIERVAPTNSRVLVTGPAGAGKEVAARRVHMQSKRAEAPFVVLNCAIMTPDRVEAELFGAEPGALGPETPRKLGLFEQAHSGTLFLDEVSDLPLETQGKVVRALHEQRFTRLGGERPIEVDVRVVAATNRDLGTEIQAGRFREDLFYRLNVVPLRVPSLKERRDDIPDLARHFMVRAAGLSGLPARSLGADALAVLQAGEWPGNVRQLRNVIEWLLIMAPGDVQAEIRAEMLPPELGAGAPALVNPSEDGEIMGLPLRDAREVFERNYLKAQVARFNGNVSRTASFVGMERSALHRKLKSLGINTSS from the coding sequence ATGCCATCGGACATTCTGATCGTCGATGACGAGGACGACATCCGGCACCTCGTCGCCGAACTGCTCCGTGATGAGGGCTATACCGCCCGCACCGCGCGCAACAGCGACGAGGCGCTGGGGGAAGTTGCCGCCCGTCTCCCCGATATGGTGCTGCTCGACATCTGGCTCGACGGCAGCCGGCTCGACGGCATGGAGATTCTGGCCGAGATCGTGCGCGAGCATCCCGGCCTGCCGGTGGTGATGTTCAGCGGCCACGGCACCATCGAGACCGCGGTGACGGCGATCCGCGACGGTGCCTATGATTTCATCGAGAAGCCGTTCAAATCGGACCGGCTGCTGCTGGTGGTCCGCAATGCGATCGAACAGGCGAAGCTGCGCCGCGAGATCGCCGACCTGAAGAAGCGCGCCGGTATCGATGCCGAACTGATCGGCGGATCGGCGGCGATCAGGCAGCTGCGCCACACGATCGAGCGGGTGGCGCCGACGAACAGCCGCGTGCTGGTCACCGGCCCCGCCGGTGCCGGCAAGGAAGTGGCGGCGCGGCGCGTACACATGCAGTCGAAGCGCGCAGAGGCGCCGTTCGTGGTGCTGAACTGCGCGATCATGACCCCCGACCGGGTCGAGGCCGAGCTGTTCGGCGCCGAACCCGGCGCGCTGGGCCCAGAGACGCCACGCAAGCTGGGCCTGTTCGAACAGGCCCATTCGGGCACGTTGTTCCTGGACGAAGTGTCGGACCTGCCGCTCGAAACCCAGGGCAAGGTGGTGCGGGCGCTGCACGAACAGCGTTTCACCCGTCTTGGCGGCGAACGGCCGATCGAGGTGGATGTGCGTGTGGTGGCGGCGACCAACCGCGACCTCGGCACCGAGATCCAGGCCGGACGGTTCCGCGAGGATCTGTTCTATCGCCTGAACGTGGTGCCGTTGCGCGTGCCCAGCCTGAAGGAACGCCGCGACGACATCCCGGATCTGGCGCGCCATTTCATGGTGCGGGCGGCCGGGCTGTCGGGTCTGCCGGCGCGCAGTCTGGGCGCCGATGCGCTGGCCGTGCTTCAGGCCGGCGAGTGGCCGGGCAATGTCAGGCAGTTGCGCAATGTCATCGAATGGCTGCTGATCATGGCACCGGGCGACGTCCAGGCCGAGATCCGGGCCGAAATGCTGCCGCCGGAACTGGGGGCAGGGGCGCCGGCCCTGGTCAATCCGTCGGAAGATGGCGAGATCATGGGCCTGCCGCTGCGCGATGCGCGCGAGGTGTTCGAGCGCAACTATCTGAAGGCACAGGTGGCGCGGTTCAACGGCAATGTGTCGCGCACGGCAAGCTTCGTCGGCATGGAACGTTCGGCCCTGCACCGCAAGCTCAAGAGCCTCGGCATCAACACCTCGTCGTAA
- the ntrC gene encoding nitrogen regulation protein NR(I), which translates to MEPATILVADDDRSICTVLHQALSRAGHTVRTTGTAASLWRMVEDGDGDLVITDVVMPDENALDLLPRIKRLRPNLPVIVMTAQKTLLTAVKATERGAFEYLPKPFDLNELLRIVQRALNTRRGDAPLPALDPRSQPQADEEMPLVGRSPSMQEVYRVMARIMGTDLTVMITGESGTGKELVARALHDYGKRRGGPFVAINMAAIPRDLIESEMFGHEKGAFTGAAQRKTGRFEQAQGGTLFLDEIGDMPLDAQTRLLRVLQEGEFTTVGGRTPIRADVRIIAATHRDLRQLIQQGLFREDLFYRLNVVPVRLPPLRERREDIADLARHFLKLACDQGLPLKSLSADAVEVLSAYHWPGNVRELENLMRRLAALSAEDVIYRPDIEGEFAEPLPADDDRRRGGSLGEAIDFHLAEYFDAHDDGLPPAGLYDRILREVERPLIERTLVATRGNQIKAAQVLGLNRNTLRKKIRDLAIEVTRGGEPTRIGGGPSGR; encoded by the coding sequence ATGGAGCCCGCAACCATCCTGGTCGCCGATGACGACCGCAGCATCTGCACCGTTCTGCATCAGGCGCTGAGCCGTGCCGGCCATACGGTCCGCACCACCGGCACCGCCGCATCCTTGTGGCGGATGGTGGAAGACGGCGACGGCGATCTGGTCATCACCGATGTGGTGATGCCCGACGAGAACGCGCTGGACCTGCTGCCGCGCATCAAACGCCTGCGCCCCAATCTGCCGGTTATCGTGATGACCGCGCAGAAGACCCTGTTGACCGCCGTGAAGGCCACTGAACGCGGCGCGTTCGAATATCTGCCCAAGCCTTTCGATCTGAACGAACTTCTGCGGATCGTGCAGCGGGCGCTGAACACCCGGCGTGGCGATGCGCCGCTGCCGGCGCTGGACCCGCGCAGCCAGCCGCAGGCCGATGAGGAAATGCCGCTGGTCGGCCGCTCGCCGTCGATGCAGGAAGTCTATCGGGTCATGGCCCGGATCATGGGCACCGACCTGACGGTGATGATCACCGGCGAAAGCGGCACCGGCAAAGAACTGGTGGCGCGGGCGCTGCATGACTATGGCAAGCGCCGGGGTGGACCCTTCGTCGCCATCAACATGGCGGCGATCCCGCGTGATCTGATCGAGAGTGAGATGTTCGGTCACGAGAAGGGCGCCTTCACCGGTGCCGCCCAGCGCAAGACCGGCCGCTTCGAACAGGCCCAGGGCGGCACGCTGTTCCTGGACGAGATCGGCGACATGCCGCTGGATGCGCAGACCCGGCTGTTGCGCGTGCTGCAGGAAGGCGAGTTCACCACCGTCGGCGGCCGCACGCCGATCCGGGCCGATGTGCGGATCATCGCCGCCACCCATCGCGATCTGCGCCAGCTGATCCAGCAGGGGCTGTTCCGCGAGGATCTGTTTTATCGCCTGAACGTGGTGCCGGTGCGTCTGCCCCCGTTGCGGGAACGGCGCGAGGACATCGCCGACCTCGCCCGCCATTTCCTGAAGCTGGCCTGCGACCAGGGACTGCCGCTGAAGAGCCTGTCCGCCGATGCAGTCGAGGTTTTGAGCGCCTATCACTGGCCGGGCAATGTCCGCGAGCTGGAAAACCTGATGCGGCGTCTGGCGGCGCTGTCGGCGGAAGACGTGATCTATCGCCCCGATATCGAAGGCGAATTCGCCGAGCCGCTGCCGGCCGACGACGATCGCCGTCGGGGCGGCAGCCTGGGCGAGGCGATCGATTTCCATCTGGCGGAGTATTTCGATGCCCATGACGACGGTCTGCCACCCGCGGGGCTGTATGACCGCATCCTGCGCGAGGTCGAGCGGCCGCTGATCGAACGCACCCTGGTCGCCACCCGCGGCAATCAGATCAAGGCGGCGCAGGTGCTGGGCCTGAACCGCAACACGCTGCGCAAGAAGATCCGCGATCTGGCGATCGAGGTGACCCGCGGGGGCGAGCCAACCCGTATCGGTGGTGGTCCGTCCGGCCGATGA